A section of the Ptychodera flava strain L36383 unplaced genomic scaffold, AS_Pfla_20210202 Scaffold_28__1_contigs__length_4768798_pilon, whole genome shotgun sequence genome encodes:
- the LOC139126946 gene encoding LOW QUALITY PROTEIN: kin of IRRE-like protein 3 (The sequence of the model RefSeq protein was modified relative to this genomic sequence to represent the inferred CDS: inserted 1 base in 1 codon) has protein sequence MMVRPSLRILPQIFADFLNMCSRGAMVVSFLVFTSCFAFTLGVQQSFRVQPEEITTKISEATEVILKCAINNRAGQVQWTKDGSPFGSTRDIPGYPRHTMIGSDENGEFNLKISPVLLEDDGMYQCQVGPAPNHTYLISNEARLIVQRRPEAPVIKGAPEIAVTASVVSNLTCTSENGNPAPTLTWKKNGEVVTGAHHRSYPAGDETGKLSSTESALAITPSIDDMDAEYTCESKNLAGEEPISTKIKLNVRYNFMPTFLNRGRVRYPHSGIVMDPLVAKEGDIISFKCKAAGNPQHGITYEWLKDDVVMPDKTENVMELADVPPEFNGITIKCKAKNSVDGPRITTPPDDTEVDLGNTAKFQCEAVGNPTPKISWKRLGSNVLLSSMSTLQIDNVHNSDSGGYVCTASVRDFADVTATATLHIKSTPEISSSPDQFARVGKTANVECFTNTRPRPDRMLWQWEGGELEEGTEGRYSASIVDVYGGKKSTLQIRDVKRXDFIEYNCTVWNSIGVESLIIKLKEEEPTPWVIIIGGSVLGGAVLIFIIAIIIVLCNRCQARRRKRKLYEKERVEISPSEQKVEHHEPFYPEDVPYGTLNKPRYTAAPENIYGSQRSHPRSRMSFESQYSSPSIDVYGEPQPVDYQGPVNYGAPYDRRPLDFEPQDFDDRDYGPLDNPDRDYPRDYDRDYPPSEPRGYFNPDPRTGDADYRPPSRASAGSHREEFYGPQPPLEPWQPMCKVCIACQPGL, from the exons TCCAGCAATCATTCCGAGTTCAGCCGGAAGAAATAACGACAAAAATCAGTGAAGCAACCGAAGTCATCCTGAAATGTGCCATCAACAACAGAGCTGGGCAGGTCCAATGGACCAAAGACGGATCACCGTTTGGAAGCACGCGGGACATCCCCGGATATCCCCGGCACACCATGATAGGCTCGGATGAAAATGGAGAATTTAACTTGAAGATCAGTCCGGTGTTACTGGAAGATGACGGAATGTACCAATGCCAGGTTGGACCAGCTCCCAATCACACATACCTTATATCAAACGAAGCAAGATTGATTGTTCAAA GGCGTCCCGAGGCACCGGTGATAAAGGGAGCTCCAGAAATCGCTGTCACAGCCAGTGTTGTCAGTAATCTCACATGCACCTCAGAGAATGGCAACCCAGCGCCAACCTTAACCTGGAAGAAAAATGGAGAAGTGGTTACGGGAGCTCACCATCGGTCATACCCAGCTG GAGATGAGACAGGCAAGCTATCCAGCACAGAGAGTGCACTGGCAATAACACCAAGCATTGATGACATGGATGCAGAGTATACCTGTGAATCTAAAAACCTCGCCGGGGAAGAGCCTATATCAACAAAAATCAAACTTAATGTGCGAT ACAATTTTATGCCTACCTTCCTGAACAGGGGTAGGGTCAG ATATCCCCATAGTGGTATTGTAATGGACCCGCTGGTGGCCAAAGAGGGCGATATCATCTCTTTCAAATGCAAAGCTGCAGGCAATCCACAACACGGTATCACGTACGAGTGGCTCAAAGACGATGTAGTCATGCCTGATAAGACAGAAAACGTCATGGAACTTGCCGATGTACCTCCGGAATTTAATGGAATAACCATCAAATGCAAAGCGAAAAACTCAGTCG ATGGTCCCAGAATTACCACACCTCCTGACGATACAGAAGTAGACCTTGGCAACACGGCAAAGTTCCAGTGTGAGGCCGTGGGTAACCCCACACCAAAGATATCATGGAAGAGGCTAGGTAGCAACGTCTTACTGAGCAGTATGTCCACCTTGCAGATCGACAACGTCCACAATTCGGACAGTGGCGGATACGTCTGTACTGCCTCTGTACGTGACTTTGCGGATGTCACGGCCACTGCCACACTTCATATAAAAA GTACCCCAGAAATCAGCAGCAGCCCCGACCAGTTTGCCAGGGTAGGGAAAACTGCTAACGTGGAGTGTTTCACCAACACGCGCCCTCGGCCGGACAGGATGCTGTGGCAGTGGGAGGGAGGGGAGCTTGAGGAGGGTACTGAGGGGAGGTATTCTGCCAGTATA GTTGATGTCTATGGGGGAAAGAAGAGTACACTACAGATCAGGGATGTCAAAA CAGATTTTATCGAATACAACTGTACTGTGTGGAATAGCATTGGAGTTGAATCATTGATTATCAAACTAAAGGAAGAAG AGCCGACACCATGGGTCATTATCATAGGAGGCAGTGTTCTTGGTGGCGCTGTTCTGATCTTCATCATCGCTATAATAATTGTGCTATGTAACAGATGCCAAGCGAGAAGACGCA AGAGGAAGTTGTATGAAAAAGAGAGAGTTGAAATCAGCCCATCAGAGCAGAAAGTTGAACATCATGAGCCATTCTATCCTGAAGACGTTCCCTATGGTACCCTGAACAAACCCCGCTACACAGCAGCCCCAGAGAATATTTACGGCTCACAGCGATCACATCCTCGCAGCCGTATGTCTTTCGAATCCCAGTATTCATCGCCCTCTATTGACGTGTATGGAGAGCCACAGCCAGTGGACTACCAG GGGCCAGTCAATTATGGAGCACCTTATGACAGACGCCCTCTGGATTTCgaaccacaagattttgacgaCAGGGATTATGGACCACTTGACAATCCAGATAGGGATTATCCTAGGGATTATGACAGGGATTATCCACCATCTGAACCAAGGGGATATTTTAATCCTGATCCGAGAACAGGCGATGCGGATTATCGTCCTCCATCTCGTGCGTCCGCAGGGTCCCATCGTGAAGAATTCTACGGTCCGCAACCACCACTGGAACCCTGGCAACCAATGTGTAAAGTCTGTATTGCGTGTCAGCCTGGTTTGTAA